The following DNA comes from Candidatus Ozemobacteraceae bacterium.
TCGCCGAATCCGAGTTGCCGGTAAAAGCGGTACAGGCTCCGCTGGTCCAACGCCTGGGAAATCTGGACCATGCTCGCGTTGCACGACTCGGCAATCGCTTCCTCGATGTTGACCAGGCCGTGCGCGCCGTGGCATTTGATCCGCTTGCCGGCGATCTCGCCCGCGCCCTTGCAGTAAAACCGCGTGCCGGGCGTGATGCTGCCGTTGATGATGCCGCACGCCGTGGCGAAGATTTTCATGCACGACCCCGGCTCGAAAATGTCGGTTACGGGGCGGTTCCGGTGCGAATCCGGGGCGGAATCGGCGAACTTGTTGAGGTCGTAGTTGGGCAGGACCGCCATGCCCAGGATTTCGCCGGAATACGGGTCCATCGCGATCGCCATCGCGTCGATCGGCTTCCACTGCGCCATGAGCTTGGCCAGCTCGGTCTCCAGGATGTGCTGGATGATCGAATCGATCGTGAGGACCATGTTGCTGCCGCCCATCGGCGGCCGGACGATCCTCATGCGGCCCGGACCGGCCTCGCTCGTGCTCACGTCCTCCTCGACCGCCAGACCGGCGTAGCCGCGCAGCGTCCGATCGAACGAGAGTTCCAGCCCTTCGAGACCGTGGCCCTCGCCCCCGGTGAAGCCCAGCAGGTTCGAGGCGAGCGAATTCTGCGGATAGACGCGGCGGTAGGTTTCCTCGAGCGTGATTCCGGGAAGATTCAGTTCGCTGATCTTCATCGCGAGATGTCGCTCGAGATTTTTATAGATGGGAATATATCCCTTTCGCCCCTTCAGTTTGTCGAGGATCTCGTCCTGCGTCATCGGCAGCACCGTCGAAAGATGCGCGGCCAGCTCGGGAAACGACTTCACCTCGCGGGTGAACACGTAGACGGTGTAGGTCTCGACGGAAAGGGCGAGCTCCACGCCGTTGCGGTCGGAGATGGTTCCCCGTTTCATCTCGAGCGTATGCTGGGTCCGGTGGTTCTGGAGCGAGCGCCTCGACCAGTCCTCGAACTGGACGACCTGCAATTGAAACAGCCGAACCAGGTAGACGCCCAGGACGACGCCGATGACGCCGCAGACGATCAGCGCCCGCATCGTCCGGCTTCGCAGGGCTGGCCATCTCATGCCCCGCGGCCCTCCGCGGGAAGTTTTCGCGCCACCCGAAGCTTCGCCGACCTTGCCCGCGGATTCGCGGTCGTTTCGGCGTCATCTGCCGTGACGGGCTTGCGGGTGAGGATTTCGATCGTCGGCCGGTTTCCGCAAACGCAGACCGGGAACTTCGGCGGGCAGGTGCAGCCCTTCTGTTCCGCGGCGAAGAAGGATTTCACGATGCGGTCCTCGAGCGAGTGAAACGAGATGACGGCGAGCCGTCCGCCGGGCGCAAGGACGGAAAGCGCCATCGGCAGAAACCGCTCGAGTTCAGACAGTTCGTCATTCACGGCGATGCGGAGCGCCTGGAATACGCGCGTCGCCGGGTGGATCGCGCCGAAGCCCCTGGCGGGGGCGACGCCCTCGATGAATTTCGCCAGCTCCGCCGTCGTCGCGAACGGGGACGCATCGCGCCGCTTTACAATAGCAGAAGCTATTCTTCTTGAGTGGCGCTCCTCGCCGTATTCGTGGAAAATCCGTGAAAGCTCGCGTTCCGGGACCGTGTTGACCAGATCGGCGGCCGTCGCTCCGCCCGACGAGCGGTCCATGCGCATGTCGAGCGGACCGTCGCGCGTGAAGGAAAACCCTCGATCGCTTTCGTCAAGCTGGGGAGAGGAGACGCCGAGATCGGCCAGAATCCCGTCGACGGAACCGATGCCCAATTGGGCGAGAACGTCGCACAGTTCGGTCGATCGGCCGTGGACCCTCGTGATGCGCGCGTCGGGAGCCGTCCGCTCGGAACGGCGCAGGATATCCATATCCCGGTCTATGGCGACGACGCGCCGGATCGATGGATACCGGGCGAGAACCGCGTTCGTGTGGCCGCCCAGGCCGAACGTGACGTCGGCGAAGGTCTGGCCCCCCTCGGGAAAGGCGAGAGCGACGACCTGATCGAGCAGAACGGGGATGTGGCCGGAGCGTTCCATGGCGT
Coding sequences within:
- a CDS encoding penicillin-binding transpeptidase domain-containing protein, translating into MRWPALRSRTMRALIVCGVIGVVLGVYLVRLFQLQVVQFEDWSRRSLQNHRTQHTLEMKRGTISDRNGVELALSVETYTVYVFTREVKSFPELAAHLSTVLPMTQDEILDKLKGRKGYIPIYKNLERHLAMKISELNLPGITLEETYRRVYPQNSLASNLLGFTGGEGHGLEGLELSFDRTLRGYAGLAVEEDVSTSEAGPGRMRIVRPPMGGSNMVLTIDSIIQHILETELAKLMAQWKPIDAMAIAMDPYSGEILGMAVLPNYDLNKFADSAPDSHRNRPVTDIFEPGSCMKIFATACGIINGSITPGTRFYCKGAGEIAGKRIKCHGAHGLVNIEEAIAESCNASMVQISQALDQRSLYRFYRQLGFGEPTGLEVPAETPGIFSSPSKWSALSAASLCIGQEIGVTGAQLVAAYSAIANGGWLMRPHVIKRIISQNGDISEEYASERKRQVMPPDVAKHLRKLLFGVIDHGTGELAAIPDYTAGGKTSTAQKANPAGGYYWDKVVTSFIGMAPALDPKIVLFVAANEPKGDTRTLFGGKVAGPYFSSMMDRILKYMKIPPDRKVQNPSEAAAAVIASKSAASEPAKPAKPRPEEPLEVRLPLSAFVPPSSTASGTSEDVRPPLSILVPDFTGMTLKEAASMARHLELAPTFEGNGVAIEQLPRPGAPIPASRIVQVRFSPTPRR
- the rsmH gene encoding 16S rRNA (cytosine(1402)-N(4))-methyltransferase RsmH, whose product is MERSGHIPVLLDQVVALAFPEGGQTFADVTFGLGGHTNAVLARYPSIRRVVAIDRDMDILRRSERTAPDARITRVHGRSTELCDVLAQLGIGSVDGILADLGVSSPQLDESDRGFSFTRDGPLDMRMDRSSGGATAADLVNTVPERELSRIFHEYGEERHSRRIASAIVKRRDASPFATTAELAKFIEGVAPARGFGAIHPATRVFQALRIAVNDELSELERFLPMALSVLAPGGRLAVISFHSLEDRIVKSFFAAEQKGCTCPPKFPVCVCGNRPTIEILTRKPVTADDAETTANPRARSAKLRVARKLPAEGRGA